A region from the Variovorax paradoxus genome encodes:
- a CDS encoding MerR family transcriptional regulator: MEKTLPPIPVKRYFTIGEVGELCGVKPHVLRYWEQEFTQLRPMKRRGNRRYYQHHEVLMIRRIRDLLYDQGFTISGARNKLQELVQGERDKRKAGMVPLEGMEAVEIDQEEFEAALHQDDNRNPEPQVARTVDPSQLRHLRRELFEIRELLTIGR, encoded by the coding sequence ATGGAGAAAACGCTCCCGCCCATTCCTGTCAAACGCTACTTCACCATCGGTGAGGTTGGCGAGCTCTGTGGCGTCAAGCCGCACGTGCTGCGCTACTGGGAGCAGGAGTTCACGCAACTTCGGCCCATGAAGCGGCGCGGCAACCGGCGCTACTACCAGCACCACGAAGTGCTCATGATCCGCCGCATCCGCGACCTGCTCTACGACCAGGGCTTCACCATCAGCGGCGCGCGCAACAAGCTGCAGGAACTCGTGCAAGGCGAGCGCGACAAGCGCAAGGCCGGCATGGTGCCGCTCGAGGGCATGGAGGCCGTCGAGATCGACCAGGAAGAGTTCGAGGCGGCTCTGCACCAGGACGACAACCGCAACCCCGAGCCGCAAGTGGCTCGCACCGTCGATCCGTCGCAGTTGCGGCACCTGCGGCGCGAGCTTTTTGAAATTCGTGAGCTGCTGACCATCGGACGGTGA
- a CDS encoding integration host factor subunit alpha produces MNAAEFTLEALETPALTKAHLADLLFEQIGLNKRESKDMVEAFFDLVANSLIEGTDVKISGFGNFQIRVKAPRPGRNPRTGEAIPIGERRVATFHASAKLKEQIHGSIEQSGTSEVEWSLGAE; encoded by the coding sequence ATGAACGCTGCGGAATTCACGCTCGAAGCCCTTGAAACGCCCGCACTCACCAAGGCGCACCTGGCAGATTTGCTGTTCGAGCAGATCGGCCTCAACAAGCGCGAATCCAAGGACATGGTCGAGGCCTTCTTCGACCTCGTCGCCAACAGCCTGATCGAGGGCACCGACGTCAAGATCTCCGGCTTCGGCAACTTCCAGATCCGCGTGAAGGCGCCGCGGCCGGGCCGCAACCCGCGCACCGGCGAAGCCATTCCCATCGGCGAGCGCCGCGTCGCCACCTTCCACGCGAGCGCCAAGCTCAAGGAACAAATCCACGGAAGCATCGAGCAGAGCGGCACTTCCGAGGTCGAGTGGAGCCTGGGCGCCGAATAA